The following are encoded together in the Penicillium digitatum chromosome 3, complete sequence genome:
- a CDS encoding Peptidase aspartic: MVELGSAQEQIALYPGAWWTSYIILSSYCSNLTTSPYCYADDAGTFSAQSTTWDNTSIQYAPDGTWGSLDISQTNAIPIYGKAHRSTDMMNLFGTDIPSSNLITVEDGYQTYPGGQNYPLEVGTLALGAQYVNQTFGDVGGNLITGWLWNGSQTIQSNTYGMHIGFFALGIPGSLMLGGYDQSRVLGDVSVQPHTGSSAPINLLDVSLGVATGGSPWNSTSKENLLAQGNSSLLGGTTVIAAPVDPYLYLPQSSCDAIAAELPVTHNSDLGLYAWNTDDPQYQRTYSQKTLPRCRNSETPTTTSATAPKSPESSDSEGFSRGAKVGISAGCGAAGFLFVVLLVLWLVRRQRRQKSDSAQDTAACDALAAQQASTAHLSNGSSVQSSSAGWVKPCRIMELGETQPYQGPF; encoded by the exons ATGG TTGAGCTAGGCAGTGCGCAAGAGCAGATAGCTCTATATCCTGGGGCATGGTGGACAAGCTACATCATCCTTTCTTCCTACTGCTCAAATCTCACGACATCACCCTACTGCTATGCCGATGATGCCGGTACCTTCAGTGCTCAGTCGACCACGTGGGACAACACAAGCATTCAGTATGCTCCAGATGGCACATGGGGGTCTCTGGATATCTCGCAAACCAACGCCATTCCTATCTACGGCAAGGCTCACCGTTCCACCGATATGATGAACCTATTTGGAACGGACATCCCAAGTTCCAACCTAATTACTGTTGAGGACGGCTACCAGACCTACCCAGGAGGGCAGAACTACCCACTTGAAGTTGGCACCCTGGCGCTTGGTGCCCAGTACGTTAACCAGACATTTGGCGATGTCGGAGGAAATTTAATCACTGGCTGGCTGTGGAATGGGTCACAGACAATCCAATCTAATACATACGGCATGCACATTGGTTTTTTCGCGCTAGGCATTCCGGGTAGTCTGATGCTCGGTGGCTACGATCAAAGTCGGGTGCTGGGTGATGTTTCTGTCCAGCCTCATACAGGAAGCTCGGCGCCTATTAATCTACTAGACGTTAGCCTCGGTGTTGCGACCGGTGGTTCACCATGGAATTCCACTAGCAAAGAAAACTTACTTGCACAAGGAAACTCATCTCTTTTGGGGGGTACCACCGTCATAGCAGCCCCAGTTGATCCTTACCTTTACCTACCTCAGAGCTCCTGCGATGCCATTGCTGCTGAGTTGCCAGTGACTCACAACTCCGATTTAGGTCTTTATGCCTGGAACACTGATGACCCTCAGTACCAGAGGACATACTCACAGAAGACGCTACCACGTTG CAGAAACAGCGAAACCCCGACGACAACTAGTGCCACAGCCCCCAAGTCACCCGAAAGCTCTGACAGCGAAGGCTTTTCACGGGGCGCCAAAGTCGGGATTAGTGCTGGCTGTGGCGCTGCTGGTTTCTTGTTTGTTGTCCTTCTTGTGCTTTGGCTCGTTCGTCGGCAGCGGCGGCAGAAATCTGATTCCGCTCAAGATACCGCTGCTTGTGATGCACTAGCTGCTCAACAAGCTTCCACGGCCCATTTGTCTAACGGGAGTTCGGTTCAAAGTAGCTCTGCTGGTTGGGTTAAGCCGTGTCGGATAATGGAACTGGGTGAAACTCAACCGTATCAAGGGCCATTTTAA